A portion of the Ascaphus truei isolate aAscTru1 chromosome 14, aAscTru1.hap1, whole genome shotgun sequence genome contains these proteins:
- the LOC142465980 gene encoding extracellular calcium-sensing receptor-like, translating to MREISYFSTCACLSNKHDYPTFLRTIPSDLFQSRALAQLVNHFKWTWIGIIAIDTDYGLNAASVFKDEAKRLGPCVAFTEMIPPNPTPGKVSQVVHSISVYKVKVVLLIANEYLIQIIFKELVYQKITAIQWIASETWSTSYLLANDKSLVGTIGFAIRRAEITGLKSFLLKVHPSQHQNNPLVVELWEEIFNCSLGSVANVTNVSKPFCSGQEDLNSKDNIFLDVNNLRISYNVYKGVYAVAHALHNMLALEESNGSFVNGTHINSFNVDPWKVLKYLKRVNFTASAGDKVNFDQNGDPNPSYDLLNWQKRNDGSVIFVPVGEFNEDGNLRVNEDAIVWQGAQKEVPISVCSKDCLPGSRKAVQAGMHPCCFDCISCDNGEISNQTNSLDCITCPLEYWSNKMKDQCVPKELEYISFKETLGSILLGGALLGICLTVLVVTVFAYHRHSPIVKANNSDLSFCILVSIALCFLSSITFLGQPTSLSCVLRHTGFGITFALCMSCILGKTIVVLIAFNVQLPGRNVASFFSPSKQKFLICLCITFQIIICATWNIVSPPWPVKRITYDTSTIVLQCDAGSVLAFSLVLGYIGILVCICFILAFCAQNLPSRFNEAKLITFSMAIFSAVWIGFIPAYLSAPGKYLEAVEMFAILSSSFGLLACIFAPKCFIIILKPEKNDKKYMRRK from the exons ATGCGTGAG ATCAGTTACTTCTCCACATGTGCCTGTTTAAGCAATAAACATGATTATCCAACATTTCTTCGCACCATCCCAAGTGATCTGTTCCAGTCTCGAGCATTAGCACAGCTGGTTAATCATTTCAAATGGACATGGATTGGCATTATAGCTATAGATACTGACTATGGACTCAATGCTGCCAGCGTATTTAAAGATGAAGCTAAAAGACTGGGCCCATGTGTGGCTTTCACTGAAATGATTCCTCCAAATCCGACGCCTGGAAAGGTCTCACAGGTTGTACACAGTATCTCAGTTTACAAGGTTAAAGTTGTCTTGCTGATTGCTAATGAATATCTAATACAAATTATCTTCAAAGAATTAGTTTATCAAAAGATAACTGCAATTCAATGGATTGCAAGTGAAACCTGGTCTACATCGTACTTGTTGGCTAATGATAAGTCTCTTGTTGGCACTATAGGGTTTGCCATTCGCAGAGCAGAAATTACTGGATTGAAAAGTTTTCTTCTCAAAGTCCACCCATCCCAGCACCAAAACAACCCCCTCGTTGTTGAGTTGTGGGAAGAAATATTTAACTGTTCCCTGGGAAGTGTTGCGAATGTAACAAATGTGAGCAAACCGTTTTGCTCTGGGCAGGAAGATTTAAATTCAAAGGATAACATATTTCTGGATGTGAATAATCTAAGGATTTCATACAATGTGTATAAAGGAGTTTATGCCGTTGCTCACGCTTTGCATAATATGTTGGCACTGGAAGAAAGCAATGGTTCTTTTGTAAATGGAACACACATTAATAGCTTCAATGTGGATCCTTGGAAG GTGTTAAAATACCTGAAACGTGTTAATTTCACCGCAAGTGCTGGTGACAAAGTAAACTTTGACCAAAATGGAGATCCCAACCCATCTTATGACCTTCTGAACTGGCAGAAGAGAAATGATGGATCCGTTATATTTGTCCCTGTGGGAGAATTCAACGAAGATGGGAACCTCAGGGTGAATGAAGATGCAATTGTGTGGCAAGGAGCCCAAAAAGAG GTACCAATATCAGTGTGCAGCAAAGACTGCCTTCCAGGGAGCAGAAAAGCAGTCCAAGCAGGGATGCATCCTTGCTGCTTTGATTGCATATCATGTGACAATGGCGAGATCAGCAATCAGACAA ATTCACTGGATTGTATAACATGTCCACTTGAGTACTGGTCCAACAAGATGAAAGACCAATGTGTGCCAAAGGAACTGGAATATATTTCCTTTAAAGAAACATTGGGGTCTATATTACTTGGAGGGGCATTGCTTGGAATTTGTCTGACAGTATTAGTTGTTACAGTATTTGCATATCACAGACACAGTCCCATTGTAAAGGCAAACAATTCTGACCTCAGCTTTTGTATATTGGTCTCTATCGCACTCTGTTTTCTTTCCTCGATTACTTTTTTAGGCCAACCAACGTCCCTGTCCTGTGTGCTGAGACACACTGGATTTGGGATCACCTTTGCACTCTGCATGTCTTGTATTTTGGGTAAAACTATTGTAGTACTAATAGCATTTAATGTTCAACTTCCTGGCAGGAATGTGGCTTCATTTTTTAGTCCTTCAAAGCAAAAATTCCTAATTTGCCTGTGCATTACGTTTCAGATTATTATCTGTGCAACATGGAATATCGTATCTCCACCTTGGCCTGTAAAGCGAATCACCTATGATACTTCTACAATCGTTTTACAATGTGATGCTGGCTCAGTATTGGCCTTCTCTCTTGTCCTAGGTTACATTGGGATTCTTGTGTGCATATGTTTTATTCTTGCTTTCTGTGCTCAGAATCTACCGTCTCGTTTCAATGAAGCTAAACTCATAACGTTTAGCATGGCTATTTTCTCTGCAGTTTGGATAGGATTTATTCCGGCCTATTTGAGTGCTCCTGGCAAATATTTGGAGGCTGTTGAAATGTTTGCAATATTGTCTTCTAGTTTTGGTCTTCTCGCGTGTATATTTGCACCAAAATGTTTTATTATAATATTAAAACCTgagaaaaatgacaaaaaatacatGCGGAGAAAATGA